One region of Salvia miltiorrhiza cultivar Shanhuang (shh) chromosome 3, IMPLAD_Smil_shh, whole genome shotgun sequence genomic DNA includes:
- the LOC131013967 gene encoding uncharacterized protein LOC131013967: protein MPIDDDTTVCIYLLMEELLLQNIILILVTYHIMARLRSRKRKRTNNVASFGMIERIPDQVMHMSRLIGVSDIDCLANLRMDRNTFGRLCIVLRDLGGLTDGRYIKVEEQVAIFLSILAHHKKNRVVRFDFWRSGQTVSKFVHIVLKAILKLHTALLVKPVSVPDECMNNRWRWFKGCLGALDGTYINVMVSNADKPRYRTRKGQISTNTLAVCDRNMKFVYVLLGWEGSAVDSRILRDALTRVNGLRVPKGNYYLVDNGYANSEGFLAPYKGTRYHLKEWGPNAARPQNQMELFNLRHSKARNVIERAFGVLKMRWGILRSNSFYPVKTQNRLIMACFILNNYIRTEMPNDPIEQEFDIVNMEAEDDGEGDREFIDAVESSP, encoded by the exons ATGCCGATTGACGATGATACCACTGTGTGCATATATCTTCTGATGGAAGAGCTTTTGCTGCAAAACATAATTCTAATACTGGTTACATATCACATTATGGCTAGATTGAGATCACGTAAACGAAAGAGAACTAATAATGTTGCATCTTTTGGAATGATTGAACGTATTCCCGATCAAGTTATGCATATGAGTAGACTCATAGGTGTTAGCGATATTGATTGCCTAGCAAACCTAAGAATGGACCGCAATACATTCGGTAGGCTTTGCATTGTACTGCGTGATCTAGGTGGGTTAACCGATGGGAGGTACATAAAGGTTGAAGAACAGGTCGCAATTTTTTTGTCCATATTAGCACACCATAAAAAAAACAGAGTTGTTAGGTTTGATTTCTGGCGTTCCGGCCAAACAGTTTCAAAATTTGTGCATATCGTTCTGAAGGCAATTTTAAAATTGCACACGGCTCTACTTGTCAAACCTGTGTCCGTTCCAGACGAATGCATGAACAATAGGTGGCGATGGTTCAAG GGTTGTTTAGGTGCTCTCGATGGCACGTATATAAATGTAATGGTAAGCAATGCTGACAAGCCGAGGTACCGAACCAGAAAAGGTCAGATTTCTACAAACACACTCGCCGTTTGTGACCGAAATATGAAATTCGTATACGTGTTGCTTGGTTGGGAAGGATCGGCGGTGGACTCGCGAATTTTGCGTGATGCACTCACACGTGTGAATGGCTTGAGGGTGCCCAAAG GCAATTACTACCTTGTCGACAATGGGTACGCAAACAGTGAAGGGTTTTTGGCTCCATATAAAGGGACTCGTTATCATTTGAAGGAATGGGGGCCCAATGCAGCTAGACCACAGAATCAAATGGAGCTGTTCAATCTACGCCATTCCAAGGCACGAAACGTGATCGAACGTGCCTTCGGGGTATTGAAAATGCGCTGGGGTATTTTGAGGAGCAACTCTTTCTACCCGGTGAAGACTCAAAACCGTCTAATCATGGCGTGCTTCATTTTGAACAATTACATTCGAACTGAGATGCCGAACGATCCTATCGAGCAAGAATTTGACATAGTAAACATGGAGGCCGAAGATGATGGCGAAGGGGACCGTGAGTTCATAGATGCAGTAGAGTCTTCACCCTAA
- the LOC131013969 gene encoding DExH-box ATP-dependent RNA helicase DExH9-like isoform X2: MGSVKRRPLEEATEGCETPPLKQRRENGNGDENGLTDEAVTCLHEVSYPEGYAPSTSSNQQYEAKPAKEFPFSLDPFQLEAIKCLDNGESVMVSAHTSAGKTVVALYAIAMSLRNKQRVIYTSPIKALSNQKYREFKEEFSDVGLMTGDVTIDPNASCLVMTTEIWRSMQYKGSEITREVAWIIFDEVHYMRDRERGVVWEESIVMAPRNSRFVFLSATVPNAKEFADWVAKVHQQPCHIVYTDYRPTPLQHYVFPCGGDGLYLVVDEKGKFREDSFQKALNALIPTSEDRKKENGKGSKGLVAGKAGEDSDIFKMVKMIILRQYDPVICFSFSKRECEFLAMQMAKMDLSDEDEKVNIETIFWSAMDLLSDDDKKLPQVSNMLPLLKRGIGVHHSGLLPILKEVIEILFQEGFIKCLFATETFSIGLNMPAKTVVFTNVRKFDGDKFRWISSGEYIQMSGRAGRRGIDDRGICILMVDEKLEPSTVKFMLKGSADSLNSAFHLSYNMLLNQIRAADGDPENLLRNSFYQFQADRAIPDLEKQAKILEAERDSIIIEEEDSLENYYSLLKQYKTLKKEIRDIVFSPKNCLPFLQPGRLVSIQCTKIDEDSPSFSTQDEVTWGVIINFERVKVASEDDSNKKPEDVSYTVDILTRCRVHKDEISKKTIRVVPLKESGEPAVVSIPISQIDSLSSVRLIIPKDLLPLEARENTLKKVSEVLVRFAKEGVPILDPEDDMKVQSSSYRKATRRIEALENLFEKHEVAKSPLIEQKLKVLHMKKELTAKIRSLKKAMKSSSVLAFKDELKARKRTLRRLAYITSDDVVELKGKVACEISSAEELTLTELMFNGVLKDVRVEEMVSLLSCFVWQEKLKEAQKPRDELELLFTQLQETARKVAKVQLECKVQIDIENFVSSFRPDIMEAVYAWARGSKFYEIMEMTPVFEGSLIRAIRRLEELLQQLIQAAKSIGETDLEMKFEDAVTKIKRDIVFAASLYL, encoded by the exons ATGGGTTCAGTGAAGAGAAGGCCTTTGGAGGAGGCGACGGAGGGCTGCGAGACTCCGCCGCTGAAGCAGCGGAGAGAAAATGGGAACGGTGATGAGAATGGGTTGACAGATGAAGCGGTAACTTGCCTTCACGAAGTATCGTATCCGGAGGGCTACGCGCCGTCCACTTCGAGTAATCAGCAATATGAAGCAAAGCCAGCCAAGGAATTCCCCTTTTCTCTCGATCCCTTCCAGCTGGAAGCTATTAAGTGCCTCGACAATGGCGAATCTGTCATG GTCTCTGCGCATACATCTGCAGGTAAGACAGTTGTGGCCTTGTATGCCATCGCGATGTCGCTGCGCAACAAGCAACGCGTGATATATACATCTCCAATCAAAGCTCTTAGCAACCAGAAATATAGAGAGTTCAAAGAAGAGTTTTCGGACGTTGGGTTGATGACAGGTGATGTCACTATTGATCCCAATGCGTCTTGCTTG GTTATGACCACTGAGATCTGGCGAAGCATGCAATACAAAGGATCAGAAATTACTAGGGAAGTGGCGTGGATTATTTTTGATGAAGTGCATTAcatgagagacagagagagaggtGTTGTATGGGAAGAGAGTATTGTTATGGCCCCAAGGAACTCCCGATTTGTGTTTCTCTCGGCTACAGTGCCTAATGCAAAGGAGTTTGCTGATTGGGTTGCAAAG GTGCATCAGCAACCATGTCATATTGTTTATACAGATTATCGGCCAACTCCCCTTCAGCATTACGTCTTCCCTTGTGGAGGTGATGGTCTTTATTTAGTGGTTGATGAAAAAGGTAAGTTTCGTGAGGACAGCTTTCAGAAGGCTCTAAATGCTCTGATTCCGACCAGTGAAGACAGAAAGAAAGAGAATGGAAAAGGGTCGAAAGGTTTAGTTGCAGGTAAAGCTGGTGAAGATAGTGATATATTTAAGATGGTGAAAATGATCATTTTGCGCCAGTATGATCCTGTCATATGTTTCAGTTTTAGCAAAAGAGAATGTGAATTTCTTGCTATGCAG ATGGCAAAAATGGATCTAAGTGATGAGGATGAGAAAGTAAACATTGAAACTATTTTCTGGAGTGCTATGGATTTGCTGTCTGATGATGATAAGAAGCTGCCACAG GTTTCAAATATGCTGCCCTTGTTGAAACGAGGGATAGGTGTACATCACTCTGGTTTACTTCCCATACTAAAGGAAGTCATTGAAATCTTGTTCCAGGAAGGATTTATCAAG TGCTTGTTTGCCACAGAGACCTTCAGCATTGGGCTAAACATGCCTGCAAAAACTGTTGTCTTCACTAATGTTCGGAAATTTGATGGGGATAAGTTTAGATGGATATCTAGTGGGGAGTACATACAAATGAGTGGGCGAGCTGGTCGCCGAGGAATTGATGATCGGGGGATTTGCATCCTTATGGTTGATGAGAAGCTAGAGCCTTCAACAGTGAAATTTATGTTGAAAGGAAGTGCAGATTCTTTGAACAG TGCGTTTCACTTGAGCTACAATATGCTTTTAAACCAAATACGAGCTGCAGATGGGGATCCTGAGAATTTGCTTCGTAATTCATTCTATCAGTTTCAGGCAGATCGTGCCATTCCTGATCTTGAG AAACAAGCAAAAATCCTTGAAGCAGAGCGGGATTCTATTataattgaagaagaagatagCTTGGAAAATTACTACTCTCTTCTAAAACAATACAAAACTCTGAAAAAGGAAATCCGTGATATAGTTTTTTCTCCAAAAAATTGTTTGCCTTTTCTGCAGCCTGGAAGACTTGTTTCTATACAATGCACAAAGATTGATGAGGACTCCCCGTCATTCTCTACACAGGATGAGGTCACATGGGGAGTCATAATAAATTTTGAGAGGGTAAAAGTAGCCTCTGAAG ATGATTCAAACAAGAAGCCTGAAGATGTAAGCTATACAGTGGATATTCTCACGAGGTGCAGAGTGCATAAGGATGAAATTTCTAAAAAAACAATTAGAGTCGTTCCCTTAAAGGAGTCTGGAGAGCCGGCTGTCGTTTCAATCCCTATTTCACAG ATTGATAGCTTAAGTAGTGTCCGGCTAATAATACCAAAAGATCTTCTTCCACTAGAAGCTCGAGAAAATACTTTGAAGAAAGTGTCCGAAGTTCTGGTTAGATTTGCAAAAGAAGGTGTACCTATTCTAGATCCTGAGGATGACATGAAG GTTCAAAGCAGCTCTTACAGGAAGGCGACACGAAGGATAGAAGCACTTGAGAATCTTTTTGAGAAGCACGAAGTTGCTAAATCTCCTCTGATTGAGCAGAAGCTCAAAGTCCTGCACATGAAGAAGGAACTTACAGCAAAAATTAGATCTCTtaagaaagcaatgaagtcttCGTCAGTGTTGGCATTCAAAGATGAATTAAAAGCAAGGAAAAGAACTCTTAGGAGACTGGC ATATATTACAAGCGATGATGTTGTTGAGCTAAAGGGGAAAGTTGCTTGCGAAATCAGCAGTGCGGAAGAGTTGACATTGACGGAACTCATGTTCAATGGGGTTCTAAAGGATGTAAGGGTGGAGGAGATGGTATCTCTTCTGTCATGTTTTGTTTGGCAAGAAAAACTGAAGGAAGCTCAAAAGCCACGGGATGAGCTTGAGTTACTTTTTACACAATTACAGGAGACAGCACGTAAGGTGGCTAAGGTTCAGCTTGAGTGCAAG GTACAGATAGATATAGAGAATTTCGTGAGTTCTTTCAGACCAGATATCATGGAGGCTGTCTATGCTTGGGCTAGAGGATCTAAATTCTACGAAATTATGGAGATGACACCTGTTTTCGAGGGCAGCTTGATCCGAGCAATCAGGAGACTGGAAGAACTCCTTCAGCAGCTCATACAAGCTGCAAAATCTATTGGTGAGACAGATCTTGAAATGAAATTCGAGGATGCTGTCACCAAGATCAAGAGAGATATTGTCTTTGCTGCATCTTTGTACTTATAG
- the LOC131013969 gene encoding DExH-box ATP-dependent RNA helicase DExH9-like isoform X1, whose amino-acid sequence MGSVKRRPLEEATEGCETPPLKQRRENGNGDENGLTDEAVTCLHEVSYPEGYAPSTSSNQQYEAKPAKEFPFSLDPFQLEAIKCLDNGESVMVSAHTSAGKTVVALYAIAMSLRNKQRVIYTSPIKALSNQKYREFKEEFSDVGLMTGDVTIDPNASCLVMTTEIWRSMQYKGSEITREVAWIIFDEVHYMRDRERGVVWEESIVMAPRNSRFVFLSATVPNAKEFADWVAKVHQQPCHIVYTDYRPTPLQHYVFPCGGDGLYLVVDEKGKFREDSFQKALNALIPTSEDRKKENGKGSKGLVAGKAGEDSDIFKMVKMIILRQYDPVICFSFSKRECEFLAMQMAKMDLSDEDEKVNIETIFWSAMDLLSDDDKKLPQVSNMLPLLKRGIGVHHSGLLPILKEVIEILFQEGFIKCLFATETFSIGLNMPAKTVVFTNVRKFDGDKFRWISSGEYIQMSGRAGRRGIDDRGICILMVDEKLEPSTVKFMLKGSADSLNSAFHLSYNMLLNQIRAADGDPENLLRNSFYQFQADRAIPDLEKQAKILEAERDSIIIEEEDSLENYYSLLKQYKTLKKEIRDIVFSPKNCLPFLQPGRLVSIQCTKIDEDSPSFSTQDEVTWGVIINFERVKVASEDDSNKKPEDVSYTVDILTRCRVHKDEISKKTIRVVPLKESGEPAVVSIPISQQIDSLSSVRLIIPKDLLPLEARENTLKKVSEVLVRFAKEGVPILDPEDDMKVQSSSYRKATRRIEALENLFEKHEVAKSPLIEQKLKVLHMKKELTAKIRSLKKAMKSSSVLAFKDELKARKRTLRRLAYITSDDVVELKGKVACEISSAEELTLTELMFNGVLKDVRVEEMVSLLSCFVWQEKLKEAQKPRDELELLFTQLQETARKVAKVQLECKVQIDIENFVSSFRPDIMEAVYAWARGSKFYEIMEMTPVFEGSLIRAIRRLEELLQQLIQAAKSIGETDLEMKFEDAVTKIKRDIVFAASLYL is encoded by the exons ATGGGTTCAGTGAAGAGAAGGCCTTTGGAGGAGGCGACGGAGGGCTGCGAGACTCCGCCGCTGAAGCAGCGGAGAGAAAATGGGAACGGTGATGAGAATGGGTTGACAGATGAAGCGGTAACTTGCCTTCACGAAGTATCGTATCCGGAGGGCTACGCGCCGTCCACTTCGAGTAATCAGCAATATGAAGCAAAGCCAGCCAAGGAATTCCCCTTTTCTCTCGATCCCTTCCAGCTGGAAGCTATTAAGTGCCTCGACAATGGCGAATCTGTCATG GTCTCTGCGCATACATCTGCAGGTAAGACAGTTGTGGCCTTGTATGCCATCGCGATGTCGCTGCGCAACAAGCAACGCGTGATATATACATCTCCAATCAAAGCTCTTAGCAACCAGAAATATAGAGAGTTCAAAGAAGAGTTTTCGGACGTTGGGTTGATGACAGGTGATGTCACTATTGATCCCAATGCGTCTTGCTTG GTTATGACCACTGAGATCTGGCGAAGCATGCAATACAAAGGATCAGAAATTACTAGGGAAGTGGCGTGGATTATTTTTGATGAAGTGCATTAcatgagagacagagagagaggtGTTGTATGGGAAGAGAGTATTGTTATGGCCCCAAGGAACTCCCGATTTGTGTTTCTCTCGGCTACAGTGCCTAATGCAAAGGAGTTTGCTGATTGGGTTGCAAAG GTGCATCAGCAACCATGTCATATTGTTTATACAGATTATCGGCCAACTCCCCTTCAGCATTACGTCTTCCCTTGTGGAGGTGATGGTCTTTATTTAGTGGTTGATGAAAAAGGTAAGTTTCGTGAGGACAGCTTTCAGAAGGCTCTAAATGCTCTGATTCCGACCAGTGAAGACAGAAAGAAAGAGAATGGAAAAGGGTCGAAAGGTTTAGTTGCAGGTAAAGCTGGTGAAGATAGTGATATATTTAAGATGGTGAAAATGATCATTTTGCGCCAGTATGATCCTGTCATATGTTTCAGTTTTAGCAAAAGAGAATGTGAATTTCTTGCTATGCAG ATGGCAAAAATGGATCTAAGTGATGAGGATGAGAAAGTAAACATTGAAACTATTTTCTGGAGTGCTATGGATTTGCTGTCTGATGATGATAAGAAGCTGCCACAG GTTTCAAATATGCTGCCCTTGTTGAAACGAGGGATAGGTGTACATCACTCTGGTTTACTTCCCATACTAAAGGAAGTCATTGAAATCTTGTTCCAGGAAGGATTTATCAAG TGCTTGTTTGCCACAGAGACCTTCAGCATTGGGCTAAACATGCCTGCAAAAACTGTTGTCTTCACTAATGTTCGGAAATTTGATGGGGATAAGTTTAGATGGATATCTAGTGGGGAGTACATACAAATGAGTGGGCGAGCTGGTCGCCGAGGAATTGATGATCGGGGGATTTGCATCCTTATGGTTGATGAGAAGCTAGAGCCTTCAACAGTGAAATTTATGTTGAAAGGAAGTGCAGATTCTTTGAACAG TGCGTTTCACTTGAGCTACAATATGCTTTTAAACCAAATACGAGCTGCAGATGGGGATCCTGAGAATTTGCTTCGTAATTCATTCTATCAGTTTCAGGCAGATCGTGCCATTCCTGATCTTGAG AAACAAGCAAAAATCCTTGAAGCAGAGCGGGATTCTATTataattgaagaagaagatagCTTGGAAAATTACTACTCTCTTCTAAAACAATACAAAACTCTGAAAAAGGAAATCCGTGATATAGTTTTTTCTCCAAAAAATTGTTTGCCTTTTCTGCAGCCTGGAAGACTTGTTTCTATACAATGCACAAAGATTGATGAGGACTCCCCGTCATTCTCTACACAGGATGAGGTCACATGGGGAGTCATAATAAATTTTGAGAGGGTAAAAGTAGCCTCTGAAG ATGATTCAAACAAGAAGCCTGAAGATGTAAGCTATACAGTGGATATTCTCACGAGGTGCAGAGTGCATAAGGATGAAATTTCTAAAAAAACAATTAGAGTCGTTCCCTTAAAGGAGTCTGGAGAGCCGGCTGTCGTTTCAATCCCTATTTCACAG CAGATTGATAGCTTAAGTAGTGTCCGGCTAATAATACCAAAAGATCTTCTTCCACTAGAAGCTCGAGAAAATACTTTGAAGAAAGTGTCCGAAGTTCTGGTTAGATTTGCAAAAGAAGGTGTACCTATTCTAGATCCTGAGGATGACATGAAG GTTCAAAGCAGCTCTTACAGGAAGGCGACACGAAGGATAGAAGCACTTGAGAATCTTTTTGAGAAGCACGAAGTTGCTAAATCTCCTCTGATTGAGCAGAAGCTCAAAGTCCTGCACATGAAGAAGGAACTTACAGCAAAAATTAGATCTCTtaagaaagcaatgaagtcttCGTCAGTGTTGGCATTCAAAGATGAATTAAAAGCAAGGAAAAGAACTCTTAGGAGACTGGC ATATATTACAAGCGATGATGTTGTTGAGCTAAAGGGGAAAGTTGCTTGCGAAATCAGCAGTGCGGAAGAGTTGACATTGACGGAACTCATGTTCAATGGGGTTCTAAAGGATGTAAGGGTGGAGGAGATGGTATCTCTTCTGTCATGTTTTGTTTGGCAAGAAAAACTGAAGGAAGCTCAAAAGCCACGGGATGAGCTTGAGTTACTTTTTACACAATTACAGGAGACAGCACGTAAGGTGGCTAAGGTTCAGCTTGAGTGCAAG GTACAGATAGATATAGAGAATTTCGTGAGTTCTTTCAGACCAGATATCATGGAGGCTGTCTATGCTTGGGCTAGAGGATCTAAATTCTACGAAATTATGGAGATGACACCTGTTTTCGAGGGCAGCTTGATCCGAGCAATCAGGAGACTGGAAGAACTCCTTCAGCAGCTCATACAAGCTGCAAAATCTATTGGTGAGACAGATCTTGAAATGAAATTCGAGGATGCTGTCACCAAGATCAAGAGAGATATTGTCTTTGCTGCATCTTTGTACTTATAG